The following are encoded together in the Lathyrus oleraceus cultivar Zhongwan6 chromosome 3, CAAS_Psat_ZW6_1.0, whole genome shotgun sequence genome:
- the LOC127129593 gene encoding uncharacterized protein LOC127129593, giving the protein MEDKETINDYITRITWLVNQIKSCGETILEQNVVSKVLRSLTSCFDNIVVAIEESKDLTTLSKDELQSSLEAHEQRMDERGADKAKAEIALQARFNEKNKRSKGKFAARGKSNFQNFGSNDSQNSKHLMSEKGESSSKDSGHSNGFKKRDMSKVQCYKCRKFGHFTNSCRGKSNENHNNEAKVAREEVDDEDTLLVMIIEESYGITDVPGSNYSSDSLRDNSCTIPENSEKTHSNRSALVTVRDGVQGRDEWYLDSGCSTHDGSKRLVCANQSSGKE; this is encoded by the coding sequence ATGGAAGACAAAGAAACGATCAACGACTACATTACACGCATTACCTGGTTAgttaatcaaatcaaatcttGTGGGGAAACGATTCTTGAGCAGAATGTTGTATCGAAAGTATTGCGTTCGTTAACGTCGTGTTTCGACAACATAGTTGTGGCTATTGAAGAATCAAAGGATCTAACAACTTTGAGCAAGGATGAATTGCAAAGTTCGTTAGAGGCACATGAACAAAGGATGGATGAGAGAGGCGCCGACAAAGCCAAAGCGGAGATTGCTTTGCAAGCGCGTTTCAATGAAAAGAATAAGAGGTCGAAAGGAAAATTTGCGGCGAGAGGTAAATcaaattttcagaattttggtTCAAACGATTCGCAAAATTCAAAGCATTTGATGAGTGAAAAGGGTGAAAGTAGCTCCAAGGATAGTGGTCATAGCAATGGTTTTAAGAAGCGTGATATGAGTAAGGTGCAATGCTACAAATGTAGAAAGTTTGGACACTTTACAAATTCGTGTCGTGGTAAATCGAATGAGAATCACAATAATGAAGCCAAGGTTGCTAGGGAAGAGGTAGATGATGAGGACACACTTCTAGTAATGATCATAGAGGAGAGTTATGGCATTACGGATGTTCCGGGAAGCAACTACAGTAGTGACAGTTTACGGGACAACAGTTGTACCATTCCGGAAAATAGCGAGAAAACGCATTCAAATCGAAGTGCATTGGTTACCGTTCGTGATGGAGTCCAAGGGAGAGATGAGTGGTACTTGGATTCTGGTTGTTCAACACATGACGGGTCGAAAAGATTGGTTTGTGCAAATCAATCAAGCGGCAAAGAGTAA